The genome window GGCTCGGGGAGCCGAAGGCGAGGCCCTCTGACGTGGCTGATGCGCTCGAGCTTCTCGAAAAACGTGCCGAAACTCCAGTTGGGCCCGCCGAGAAGATAACGCTCGGAAGCGCGGCCCATCGACATCGCGGCCACGAAGGCCGCGGCGACGTCTCGAACGTCGACGAAGTTGATGCCGCCAGGAGGCACGACGGGGATATCCCCGGCGACGAACTTGAGAATGTCCTCGGTAGAGGAGAGCCTCTTGTCGCCCGGTCCGAGGAGAAGGCTCGGATTCAAGATGACGAGCTCCGGGCCGCCCTCGCACTCACGGAGGGCCGTCTGTTCTTGGTAGAGCTTGCTCGTGTAGTACGGCCACTTGCCGATCCATTCGAGGGGGGGTCTAGCGGTCTCGTCGGCTATCGAATCGGGCGAATCCGAAACCGCGATCGTGCCGCTGGTCGAGGCGAGGACGATACGCTCTACACCCTTCGCTTTGGCGAGCCGGCACAGAAGGGCCGTGGCCTCGACGTGGAGTCGATACATTTCGCGGGCGTCGTCCCGGTTGCGGGAAACCTTTCCCGCCAGGTGGTAAACACGATCGACGTTTTCGAGGGCCCGTGCGACGGCGGATTCGTCTTCCACCGAGCCCCGAACCGTTTCCACGCCCTCCACCTCGTCCGACCTCGACAGAACCCGGACGTTGGCACCCTCTTCTCTCAAGCGCTCTAGAAGATGCGTACCCAGAAAGCCCGTCGCACCCGTGACGAGAGTGTTCTTCACCGGCTAACGGCCTTCGTCGGTCTCACCGACGACGACGGGCTGGCGTGTCTTGCGCTCCTGCGAAACGTTACCCCGAGCCTCGGAAATCTCGCTCTCGAGGTCGATGGGGGTTCCGTCTCGGAGCCGCTCGACGATCCGCTGCACGAGACGGGTCACCGCCCGCTCGGCGTCGGAGCGGGGAAGGCCCTCGGCAACGCGCTCCAACCGCTCGTAGGTCAGGAAGGGCCCGATGCTTGCGCTCACTTCCCGCGATTGCGGATACCAGGCCCCAGGAGGCAGAGCGCGGAAGGTCGAGAGATAGAGGGGGAGGACGCCCACCCGGGCTCGCAGCACGAGGTGGCCGAGACCTCTCTGGAAGCTCTGCAGCTCACCGGTGCGAGACCGCGTGCCCTCGGGAAAGATGAGCAGGTTGTAGCCCCGCTCGAGCAGCTCGAACGCCCATTCCAGAGACTTCCTCAACGAGCCCTTCCTCTCCATCGGTACGAGATTCGTGAAGTTCTCGAAGAACGTGCGCTTGACTCGGTTGTCGAAGAAATAATCGGCCGCCGCGAGGGCAACGAGGTTTTCTCCCGCTTCTCCCAGGGCCATCTTCACCAGGCCCATGTCCAGGTGGGACGCGTGGTTGGCCACGACGAGAAAATGCGTGTGCGCGGGGATGTTCGCCTGACCGCGAATCGCAGGCTCCAGGTAGTCGAAGTAGAACCAGTGCTGCACCGCGGAGAGCCCCTTGCGACCGACCTGCTGGAGAATCGCGGGCAGCTCGACCTTCTCGGAGGCGGAAAGGTTCTTGTCCTTCGGCCGGGAGTGGACCTCGACATCGTCGACGCCTTGCCGCCTCACGCTTTCGGCGAGCTCTCGAATCCCAGTGAGAGACATCAGCACGTCGGGCGACAGGCTGTCACCCGTTCTCGACTCGATCGCGGCGGCGAGCTCGTTGTACATGAGGCTGTCGAAGCCGAGCTCATCCAGACCGCTCTCGAACGTGACCGCTTCCCGCGGTTTTTCGGCGATACGGGCCACCAGCTCCAGAAGCCACTCCTTGTCCGCCTCGGCGGCGAGAGCCTCTCTCTCCTCGGCGCGACGTTTCTTCCGAAGCCAGTCGAGCAGCTCTCGTTTCTTGACCTTCCGCGTCGCCGTCTTGGGGAGCTCCTCGTCTCTCAGCTCGTAGATCTTGATGCGCTTGTATAGCGGGAGCTTCCCCGATATCGCCTGGATGTGCTCGTCGATTCGGCGGGCGACCTCTTCAGATCCCGAGCCGTCACGATTGGGAACCACGACGGCGGCAACCCGTTCGGCAACGCCGTCGGGAAAGCCGAGAACGGCAATCTCCTTGATTAGATCGGCGTTTCGATAGAGCTCTTCCAGCTCGTCGGGATAGACGTTCTTGCCGTTCTGGTCGATGATGATCTCCTTGGAGCGACCGACGATGAACAGGTTCCCCTCGTCGTCGATCCGCCCAAGATCTCCGGTGTAGAGCCATCCGCCCCTCAGAGCCTCTCGGGTGCTTTCCTCGTTTCCGAAATAGCCAGCCATGATGTTGGGTCCCCGAGCGATGACCTCACCGACGCCGCGTCGATCCGGGTCGTGAATCCGAATCTCGATTCCGGGAAGAGCTTTGCCGACGCTTCCCAGAACCGTCTTCTCATCGGGGCGAGTCACCGCGAGAACCGGCGACGCCTCGGTGAGTCCATAGCCTTCGAACAGATCGAAGCCGAGGCCCCGGAACGTCTTCAGGGTCGACGGTCGCAGCGCCGACCCCCCGCTGATGAGGTAGCGAATACGCCCTCCGAAGGCCAGGTGGATGGGCAGAAAAAGAAGCGGCCCGAAGTTGAGCGGTGCCTCCTCACGAAGCAGGTAGTTCGCGTCGATCAGCGCGTTCACGAGATCCGCGACCGACTCGGAGCGATCCTCGAACCGTCCGAGAATCCGCCGCTTGAGGAGATCCCAGAGTGCGGGAACGCCCACGATGCAGGTGACCTGGCCCTTCTTCAGGGCACGGTTCACGTTGTCGCCATTGACTTCGGCCAGGTAGGTGATCGCCGCCCCGCGGGAGAGCGGAAGGAGAAATCCGGCGGAGAACTCGAACGAGTGGTGAAGGGGGAGGACGCTCAACATGCCATCGTCGTGACCGATGTCGAAGATCGATAGGAGCTTCGCCACGAGACTGACGAGGTTGCGATGCGTCAGCATCACCCCCTTTGGTTTGCCGGTCGTCCCCGACGTATAGATGACCGAGGCGACGGTCGATGGCGCCACGGTTTCTGGAAGCGACGCCACCCACTTCTGCTCCGTCATCTCGTCGGTGAGCGCGAAGACGTCCTCGAAGCTCCAGACTCGAACCGGCGCGCCATTCGCGGCGAGGCGTGACGCAAGGCCCCTATGTTTGGAAAGGAGCTCCTCGCTGAGCACGATGCCGCTCGCCTCTCCCATCTCCAGCAGACGGACGATCTCGTCGGAATTGATCTCCTTTTCGAGCGGGATGACGCCGGCGCCGGTTCGGACGATGCCGAAATAGACCATGCCCCACTCCGGGCAATTCTCCGAGAGCAAGGCCACACGCCTGCCTCCCTCGATGCCGTGGCTTTTGAAAAAGGCCGCGGCGCGCAAGGTGCACTCCCGGAAATCCGCGTAGGTGTAGCGCTCCTCTCGGCCTCCCCGCTCCATGCGCATCGCCACCCGGCCGGCATGATTCTTCGTGGCGGCATCGAACAGCTCGACCAGGCTTCGATAGGTGTAAACCCGTTTGACCTTCTTCTCTGACTCGTCGAGCCGGGGAAATACCCACTTCTCCAGACCGGGAAGATGGACGTCCAGCCAATAGCGGTACCAGTCGATCTTCTCGGGCTCGAACACCAGCGAACGGTCGGTGAACCGCCGGAACAACCCCCGGGTATTGTCGGCGCGAAAGACGTAGTTGTTGTCGACGATAAAGGGCCGGAAAGTCTGATAGTGCTCTTCGCCTTCGCGGGTAAACGCCTCGAAGCCGTCGATCGCTTCTTTCGCCTGATCGAGAAGCGGCGCGAGCGGACCCACCTGGCGCGACGAAACTCTTGCGAGCGAGCGGGAAAGTCTCTTGGTCGCCTTGTGAAGGAGGGGGAGCGAGTATTTCTCGAAGCTCTCGGGCTTTACCGCCTGAGCCTCCATGCGGGAGGCGATCCGGTTCAGCAACCCGCTTCCCGACGTCTTCTGCTGAAAGTGTCGACGCTTGTACAGACCCAGAAGATCGACGAGGCGGCCGAGCCTCGAAGGATTGCAGTCCCCTGACGAAACCTGATAGACGAGCTCGGGCTCTTCGACCATCGCGAGAGCGCTCACTCCGATTACCGCGGCGGCGGCCATGTCGACCGGGATGACGTCCAGGATCACGTCGGTTTTGACCGGGAAGAGGTTCTGGCCGCGCATCGCCATGCGAACCAAAGGCGCCGTGGTGGTGAATCCCTCGTTCCATCCGGGGAAGGGGTACTCGACCGCGCTCTCGACGATGGAGGGCCGGATGATGGCGCGCCGGACGCCCTCTTCCGCGGCCACGAGCTGCTCGCCGAGGCTCTTCGTATACGTATAGATGTTTGGCCACCCCCAATCCTGGGCCTTCTGGATCCCGAGCTCGGTCAACCGAGAGCGGATCCAGTTCTTGCGCTCGCGAGCGATGGCGAGCGCGAGCGACGGGGCGTCGCCGGGATCCCGCCCCTCCTCGAGAAAGCGCCTCCTGGCAAGCTCGCGAAATCGGTCGG of Vicinamibacteria bacterium contains these proteins:
- a CDS encoding AMP-binding protein, giving the protein MDPLDPNKILEDRRIFLLGGTGFLGKVCLSLLLDRFPGIGRIYLMVRASSEAESEARFWETIVPSPALEPLRKRYGDGLMDFLRAKIVVVGGDITHDNLGLGAARAQAVAEDIDLLVNSSGRVTFNPPLEAALKTNVTGTLNTLAFAKRMKRPALVHVSTCFVAGNRSGEVWENEPLVGYFPRKTEETTDFSVDKEIDDCERLAARVRDESRDKSLADRFRELARRRFLEEGRDPGDAPSLALAIARERKNWIRSRLTELGIQKAQDWGWPNIYTYTKSLGEQLVAAEEGVRRAIIRPSIVESAVEYPFPGWNEGFTTTAPLVRMAMRGQNLFPVKTDVILDVIPVDMAAAAVIGVSALAMVEEPELVYQVSSGDCNPSRLGRLVDLLGLYKRRHFQQKTSGSGLLNRIASRMEAQAVKPESFEKYSLPLLHKATKRLSRSLARVSSRQVGPLAPLLDQAKEAIDGFEAFTREGEEHYQTFRPFIVDNNYVFRADNTRGLFRRFTDRSLVFEPEKIDWYRYWLDVHLPGLEKWVFPRLDESEKKVKRVYTYRSLVELFDAATKNHAGRVAMRMERGGREERYTYADFRECTLRAAAFFKSHGIEGGRRVALLSENCPEWGMVYFGIVRTGAGVIPLEKEINSDEIVRLLEMGEASGIVLSEELLSKHRGLASRLAANGAPVRVWSFEDVFALTDEMTEQKWVASLPETVAPSTVASVIYTSGTTGKPKGVMLTHRNLVSLVAKLLSIFDIGHDDGMLSVLPLHHSFEFSAGFLLPLSRGAAITYLAEVNGDNVNRALKKGQVTCIVGVPALWDLLKRRILGRFEDRSESVADLVNALIDANYLLREEAPLNFGPLLFLPIHLAFGGRIRYLISGGSALRPSTLKTFRGLGFDLFEGYGLTEASPVLAVTRPDEKTVLGSVGKALPGIEIRIHDPDRRGVGEVIARGPNIMAGYFGNEESTREALRGGWLYTGDLGRIDDEGNLFIVGRSKEIIIDQNGKNVYPDELEELYRNADLIKEIAVLGFPDGVAERVAAVVVPNRDGSGSEEVARRIDEHIQAISGKLPLYKRIKIYELRDEELPKTATRKVKKRELLDWLRKKRRAEEREALAAEADKEWLLELVARIAEKPREAVTFESGLDELGFDSLMYNELAAAIESRTGDSLSPDVLMSLTGIRELAESVRRQGVDDVEVHSRPKDKNLSASEKVELPAILQQVGRKGLSAVQHWFYFDYLEPAIRGQANIPAHTHFLVVANHASHLDMGLVKMALGEAGENLVALAAADYFFDNRVKRTFFENFTNLVPMERKGSLRKSLEWAFELLERGYNLLIFPEGTRSRTGELQSFQRGLGHLVLRARVGVLPLYLSTFRALPPGAWYPQSREVSASIGPFLTYERLERVAEGLPRSDAERAVTRLVQRIVERLRDGTPIDLESEISEARGNVSQERKTRQPVVVGETDEGR
- a CDS encoding NAD-dependent epimerase/dehydratase family protein, which encodes MKNTLVTGATGFLGTHLLERLREEGANVRVLSRSDEVEGVETVRGSVEDESAVARALENVDRVYHLAGKVSRNRDDAREMYRLHVEATALLCRLAKAKGVERIVLASTSGTIAVSDSPDSIADETARPPLEWIGKWPYYTSKLYQEQTALRECEGGPELVILNPSLLLGPGDKRLSSTEDILKFVAGDIPVVPPGGINFVDVRDVAAAFVAAMSMGRASERYLLGGPNWSFGTFFEKLERISHVRGPRLRLPEPVYAFAGKAADALFRKLDRTPPVDRVSVEMGERFWYLDCSKAQRELDFRARDPYETLFDTVSFVKKEFLGENLLPRRDGARR